The proteins below are encoded in one region of Clostridium fermenticellae:
- a CDS encoding UDP-N-acetylglucosamine 1-carboxyvinyltransferase — translation MDKLVINGGKSLFGSIEINGAKNAAVAILPAAIMASKNTCSIDNIPNIEDVHCLERILTSLGCKLKINKNSVEIDSTCIDNLNANTEDVRKMRASYYLIGALLGRFKKARVELPGGCPIGVRPIDQHIKGFEALGAQVEIKHGSVVISADRLIGTNIFFDVVSVGATINVMLAASLAEGVTTLENVAKEPHIVDVANFLNSMGASIKGAGTDIIRITGVKELKGCSYSVIPDQIEAGTYMIAAAACGGEVVLQNIIPKHLESISAKLIEMGAEIKEDGDSITIKSSGKLKGVNIKTQPYPGFPTDVQQPMSALLTVSSGRSIINESIWESRFKHVDELKKMGANIKVEGRTAIIDGVKNLSGAVVKATDLRAGAAMVIAGLIAEGATEVLSIEHIDRGYPNIEDKFKALGADIKRVSYSK, via the coding sequence ATGGATAAATTAGTTATTAACGGGGGAAAATCCCTTTTTGGTTCTATAGAAATAAATGGTGCTAAGAACGCTGCTGTTGCAATATTACCTGCTGCTATAATGGCAAGTAAAAACACATGCTCAATAGATAATATTCCTAATATAGAGGATGTTCATTGCCTTGAAAGAATTCTAACAAGTTTAGGTTGCAAACTAAAAATAAACAAAAATTCTGTTGAAATAGATAGTACATGTATAGATAATTTAAATGCTAATACTGAGGATGTCAGAAAAATGAGAGCTTCTTATTATTTAATAGGAGCACTTCTTGGCAGATTCAAAAAAGCTAGAGTTGAACTCCCGGGAGGCTGCCCTATAGGGGTTAGGCCTATAGATCAACATATCAAAGGCTTTGAAGCTCTTGGTGCTCAAGTAGAAATAAAACATGGTTCAGTGGTAATATCAGCTGATAGATTGATTGGAACAAATATATTTTTTGATGTAGTCAGTGTTGGAGCTACAATAAATGTAATGTTAGCTGCGTCTTTGGCTGAGGGTGTTACTACCCTTGAAAATGTTGCAAAAGAGCCGCATATTGTAGATGTTGCTAACTTCTTAAATAGTATGGGTGCTAGTATAAAAGGTGCTGGTACAGATATTATAAGAATAACTGGAGTAAAGGAACTTAAGGGTTGCTCCTATAGTGTTATACCTGATCAAATAGAAGCGGGCACTTACATGATTGCTGCTGCTGCATGTGGTGGTGAAGTTGTATTACAGAATATAATTCCTAAACACCTTGAATCAATTTCGGCGAAGCTTATAGAAATGGGTGCTGAAATCAAAGAAGATGGTGATTCTATTACAATAAAATCAAGTGGAAAATTAAAGGGTGTAAATATTAAAACCCAACCCTATCCTGGCTTTCCAACAGATGTACAGCAACCGATGAGTGCTCTGTTAACTGTATCTAGTGGTAGAAGCATAATTAATGAAAGTATATGGGAAAGTAGATTTAAGCATGTAGACGAACTAAAAAAAATGGGTGCTAATATAAAGGTCGAAGGAAGAACTGCAATTATAGATGGAGTTAAAAACCTATCTGGTGCTGTTGTAAAAGCAACAGATTTAAGGGCTGGTGCAGCAATGGTTATAGCAGGACTTATTGCAGAAGGTGCTACTGAAGTACTAAGTATTGAACATATAGATAGGGGATACCCTAATATTGAAGATAAATTTAAAGCTTTAGGTGCTGATATTAAAAGAGTTTCATACTCAAAATAG
- a CDS encoding MBL fold metallo-hydrolase → MIFCPLYSGSSGNSIFVATPNARILVDAGLAGKKIENALSQIGEKPQDIDAIFVTHEHIDHIKGVGVLSRKYDIPIYANELTWKVMSKSIGKIRDSNIKILNNKYTSINDMDVLSYKISHDAASPFGYSINCRNKKACIATDLGFFPKELNNILKDANVVLLESNHDTEMLKFGPYPYTLKRRILSNIGHLSNDDCGKAIVSIANGSFKNIILGHLSKTNNYPELAYQTVLNILTNAGIKINSDLNLSVAKRDMPSNYIKF, encoded by the coding sequence ATGATTTTTTGTCCTTTATATAGCGGCAGCAGTGGTAACAGTATCTTTGTTGCTACACCTAATGCTAGGATATTAGTAGATGCTGGCCTCGCTGGTAAAAAAATAGAAAATGCTCTTTCACAAATTGGCGAAAAACCTCAAGATATAGATGCAATATTTGTAACTCATGAACATATTGACCATATAAAAGGTGTTGGTGTTCTATCTCGAAAATATGATATACCAATATATGCAAATGAACTTACATGGAAAGTTATGTCTAAATCAATTGGTAAAATAAGGGATAGTAATATAAAAATCCTCAATAATAAATACACCTCAATAAATGATATGGATGTATTAAGTTATAAAATTTCCCATGATGCTGCATCACCTTTTGGATATTCTATAAATTGTAGAAATAAAAAAGCATGTATTGCAACAGATCTTGGTTTTTTTCCAAAGGAATTGAATAATATATTAAAAGATGCTAATGTAGTTTTACTAGAAAGCAATCATGATACTGAAATGCTTAAATTCGGGCCATATCCATATACCTTAAAAAGGAGAATTTTAAGTAATATAGGTCATTTGTCAAATGATGACTGCGGAAAAGCAATAGTTAGTATTGCAAATGGTTCCTTTAAAAATATAATTTTGGGACATTTGAGTAAAACGAATAATTACCCTGAGCTTGCTTATCAAACTGTTCTAAATATACTAACTAATGCAGGAATCAAGATTAATTCGGATTTAAATTTATCAGTGGCTAAAAGAGATATGCCTAGTAACTACATAAAATTTTGA
- a CDS encoding GerMN domain-containing protein, with protein MKKTFCFRILFTVLVLSLLSGCTNKDLSSSNSKEKEKQIALSNEKGNTLDLDLYFNSSSSPDNFKISTEERIIKRDELLGEAIINELIKGPSIKSKLTPLLPKKSRLVSFSIKDGIAYINFSKETNVSMSYQMEKACIKSIILSLRPVSSIKKVKFYIEGKDNNMWGNHIDLSKPVTENNIDNSKI; from the coding sequence ATGAAAAAAACTTTCTGTTTCAGAATTTTATTTACTGTATTAGTTTTATCCCTACTTTCGGGATGTACTAACAAAGACTTATCAAGTTCAAACAGCAAGGAAAAAGAGAAACAGATAGCTTTATCTAATGAAAAAGGAAATACTTTAGATTTAGATTTATATTTTAATTCTTCTTCTTCACCAGATAACTTTAAAATTTCTACAGAAGAACGAATAATAAAAAGAGATGAATTATTAGGCGAAGCTATCATAAATGAATTGATTAAAGGACCTTCTATTAAAAGTAAATTGACACCTTTGCTGCCAAAAAAATCTAGACTTGTGAGCTTTTCGATAAAAGATGGCATTGCATATATAAATTTTAGTAAAGAAACTAATGTATCAATGTCTTATCAAATGGAAAAAGCCTGTATAAAGAGCATAATTTTATCTTTAAGACCAGTTTCCTCAATAAAGAAAGTTAAATTTTACATTGAAGGCAAAGACAATAATATGTGGGGAAATCATATAGACCTATCCAAACCAGTAACAGAAAATAATATTGATAATTCTAAAATATAG
- a CDS encoding SEC-C metal-binding domain-containing protein — MNLYKNWTDTVVNFVKANGEAAFWREYGAIEKHIYTKVLADHSESIDGTIENLAEKFQVEPVYFMGFLDGINDSLKDRLELEKLDTNSSISIKINFEKLYYNMLDAKADYLYHLPQWDSIFSKEKRKEIHQTWAASKTIINKNKIGRNDPCPCGSGKKYKNCCGKN, encoded by the coding sequence ATGAATTTATATAAAAATTGGACAGATACTGTTGTAAATTTTGTAAAGGCAAACGGAGAAGCTGCCTTTTGGAGAGAATATGGTGCTATTGAAAAACATATTTACACAAAGGTTTTAGCTGACCACAGCGAATCTATTGACGGTACTATCGAAAATTTAGCTGAGAAATTTCAAGTAGAACCAGTATATTTTATGGGATTTTTAGATGGAATAAATGATAGTTTAAAGGATCGTCTAGAATTAGAAAAACTTGATACTAATTCTTCTATTAGCATCAAGATAAATTTTGAAAAATTATACTACAATATGTTAGATGCAAAAGCTGACTATTTATATCATCTTCCTCAATGGGACTCTATTTTCTCGAAGGAAAAAAGAAAAGAGATTCATCAGACATGGGCTGCTTCTAAAACCATCATAAACAAAAATAAGATTGGTAGGAATGATCCTTGTCCTTGTGGAAGTGGAAAAAAATACAAAAATTGTTGTGGTAAAAATTAA
- the rlmH gene encoding 23S rRNA (pseudouridine(1915)-N(3))-methyltransferase RlmH: MKINIICVGKIKENYLNDAIKEYSKRLSRYCKLQIIEIPDEKAPENYSNKEKEIIKSKEAASIIKHIKENSFILTLDLKGKMLSSEEMSYLIKDCGLRGHSNLNFIIGGSLGLSNKILSRANFSICFSKMTFPHQLMRVILLEQLYRSYKIINNEPYHK, encoded by the coding sequence ATGAAGATTAATATAATATGTGTTGGGAAAATAAAAGAAAACTATTTGAATGATGCCATAAAAGAATACTCTAAGAGACTTAGTAGATACTGTAAATTGCAAATAATTGAGATCCCAGATGAAAAAGCTCCGGAAAACTACTCCAATAAAGAAAAAGAAATAATAAAAAGTAAAGAGGCAGCTTCAATTATAAAGCATATAAAAGAAAATAGCTTCATACTAACACTTGATCTTAAAGGAAAGATGCTTTCATCAGAGGAAATGTCATATCTTATTAAAGATTGTGGTTTAAGAGGACACAGTAACTTAAACTTTATAATAGGTGGTTCTCTTGGTTTATCAAATAAAATTCTATCTAGAGCTAATTTTTCAATCTGTTTTTCAAAAATGACTTTTCCTCATCAGCTTATGAGAGTGATCCTCTTAGAACAATTGTATAGAAGTTATAAAATAATTAATAATGAACCTTATCATAAATGA
- a CDS encoding DUF4434 domain-containing protein, with protein sequence MKFKNITYKILICIFAGLIFVCIYFNSPLKKNINAPKADGTFIQLDLTQNWNDTRWKKELSYLKEAKMDYIVLSGVSTTNGNSTQSVYKSSLPGFQKIYGNSDPIDLCLKNAESLNIKVFLDTNFNSDWWNRSGYDSEWLNTQVIRMNSVADELYSKYHKKYPGSFYGWYFPYEVDNAKFSNTDQFLVLSNAANDYLKHLEDKNERLHFLMSPFMNSSCSTPQEYADNWKVFFKNTNLKPGDIFCPQDSIGSGKLNINEVNEWFTALRKAVKSKNGLLLWANAETFDYKNNSSTTLDRFTKQLKLESPCVDNIICFSYSHYYSPNNINSGFHNSYVKYLSKNSLPNLRVSPPKDVYVFSGTNNQFLISWVKPDDTKGICGYRLYRNGTLIYQSIVQRSYGGNKAYNSIKFLDKPYLGTDTKKCTYEVRSFDFSGNVSKPSKPVTVNTVPAPKLPSSNLISNKRTYTLSPNPQSIYADNGFKLTDSSYAPDNKVKDNYFIGWYNDPIEITLDLGKIYDIKQFSVDYLYNPTSWAELPEKASISISEDGENFTPVGMLDFPIVPFSERNGTKYKIYLTPKSTVKGRFVKIFSVTKPNNYTFIDEIEVKN encoded by the coding sequence ATGAAATTTAAAAACATCACTTACAAAATACTTATATGTATTTTTGCTGGTTTGATATTCGTATGCATATATTTTAACAGTCCTTTAAAAAAGAATATTAATGCTCCAAAAGCCGATGGAACATTTATTCAACTTGACCTTACTCAAAATTGGAATGATACGAGGTGGAAAAAAGAATTAAGCTATTTAAAAGAAGCTAAAATGGATTACATAGTTTTATCTGGTGTATCAACAACTAATGGTAATTCGACCCAATCTGTATATAAGAGCTCACTTCCCGGCTTTCAAAAAATATATGGGAATTCTGACCCTATTGACTTGTGTTTAAAAAATGCTGAAAGTTTAAATATTAAAGTCTTTTTAGACACAAATTTTAACAGCGACTGGTGGAATAGATCAGGATATGATTCTGAGTGGTTAAATACACAAGTTATTAGAATGAATTCAGTAGCTGATGAACTTTACTCAAAATATCACAAAAAATATCCAGGCTCATTTTATGGATGGTACTTTCCGTACGAAGTTGATAATGCCAAGTTCTCAAATACTGATCAGTTCCTCGTGCTTTCTAATGCTGCGAATGATTATTTAAAACATTTAGAAGATAAAAATGAAAGACTGCACTTTTTGATGTCACCATTTATGAATTCATCATGCAGCACACCTCAGGAGTATGCTGATAATTGGAAAGTGTTTTTTAAGAATACAAACTTAAAACCAGGTGATATATTCTGTCCTCAAGACTCCATAGGCAGCGGTAAACTCAATATAAATGAGGTCAACGAATGGTTTACTGCCTTAAGAAAGGCTGTAAAATCAAAGAATGGCTTACTGCTTTGGGCAAATGCAGAAACATTTGATTATAAGAATAATTCCAGTACAACTCTTGACCGCTTTACAAAGCAACTTAAACTAGAATCTCCATGCGTTGATAATATAATATGTTTTTCCTATAGTCATTACTATAGTCCAAACAATATAAATTCTGGTTTCCACAATTCTTATGTAAAATATTTAAGTAAAAATAGTCTGCCTAATTTAAGAGTTTCTCCTCCAAAGGATGTCTATGTATTCTCTGGTACCAATAATCAATTTTTAATATCTTGGGTAAAACCAGACGATACTAAAGGCATATGTGGGTATAGATTATACAGAAATGGCACTTTGATATATCAAAGTATTGTTCAGAGAAGTTATGGTGGAAACAAAGCTTATAATTCCATTAAGTTTTTAGATAAACCTTATCTAGGGACAGATACAAAAAAATGCACATATGAAGTTAGAAGTTTTGATTTTAGTGGAAATGTATCTAAACCCTCAAAACCTGTAACAGTTAACACAGTTCCTGCGCCAAAACTTCCAAGCTCAAATTTAATTTCTAACAAGCGCACATACACATTATCCCCTAATCCGCAATCTATATATGCTGATAACGGGTTTAAACTAACAGATTCCTCATATGCACCAGACAACAAAGTTAAAGACAATTATTTTATTGGGTGGTATAATGATCCTATAGAGATAACCCTTGATTTAGGCAAAATCTATGATATAAAGCAGTTTTCAGTTGACTATCTATATAATCCTACTTCATGGGCTGAGCTTCCAGAAAAGGCTTCTATATCAATATCAGAAGATGGGGAAAATTTTACACCAGTTGGTATGCTTGATTTTCCTATTGTTCCTTTTTCAGAACGTAACGGTACAAAATATAAAATATATCTTACTCCTAAATCTACTGTAAAAGGCAGATTTGTGAAAATATTTTCCGTCACTAAACCAAATAACTATACTTTTATAGACGAAATAGAAGTAAAAAATTAA
- the asnS gene encoding asparagine--tRNA ligase gives MKTTLVKQLYREYESFNNKEVELTGWVRTIRDSKSFGFIELNDGTFFKNVQIVLDDTLDNFKEICKLPISTSLKVVGTVNITPNSKQPFEIKAKCITVEGNSSSDYPLQKKRHSLEYLRTIAHLRPRSNTFSAVFRVRSLAAYAVHKFFQEQDFVYVNTPIITGSDCEGAGEMFRISTLDLNNIPKTKDGKIDFSKDFFGKETNLTVSGQLPDEALALAFRNVYTFGPTFRAENSNTGRHAAEFWMIEPEMAFAELEDYMNTAEGLVKYVINYVLENAPEEMQFFNSFIDKGLFERLQNVVNSDFGRITYTEAVQILKKSGYKFEYPVEWGIDLQTEHERYLTEKVFKKPIFVTDYPKDIKAFYMRMNEDGKTVAAADLLVPGVGEIVGGSQREERYDVLEKRIEELGLNKKDYWWYLELRKYGETKHSGFGLGFERILMYLTGMQNIRDVIPFPRTPGSAEF, from the coding sequence ATGAAAACAACCTTAGTAAAACAACTTTACAGAGAATATGAAAGCTTCAATAATAAAGAAGTAGAACTAACTGGATGGGTTAGGACAATACGTGACTCTAAATCATTTGGATTCATTGAGTTAAACGATGGAACATTTTTTAAAAACGTACAAATTGTTTTAGATGATACTTTAGATAATTTTAAAGAAATATGTAAATTACCTATAAGTACTTCACTTAAAGTAGTAGGTACTGTTAATATCACCCCAAATTCAAAACAACCTTTTGAAATAAAAGCAAAATGTATAACAGTAGAAGGTAATTCTTCCTCAGACTATCCACTGCAAAAGAAAAGACACTCTCTTGAATATTTGAGAACAATCGCTCACCTAAGACCAAGGAGTAATACGTTTTCAGCAGTATTTAGAGTACGTTCTCTTGCAGCTTACGCTGTTCATAAATTCTTTCAGGAGCAAGATTTTGTATATGTAAATACTCCAATAATAACAGGTAGTGATTGCGAAGGTGCAGGTGAAATGTTTAGAATATCAACTCTTGATCTAAACAATATACCAAAAACAAAAGATGGTAAAATAGACTTTTCTAAGGATTTCTTCGGAAAGGAAACAAATCTAACTGTAAGTGGTCAGCTACCCGATGAAGCTCTTGCTCTTGCATTTAGAAATGTATATACCTTTGGTCCTACATTTAGAGCTGAAAACTCAAATACCGGTAGACATGCAGCTGAATTCTGGATGATAGAACCAGAAATGGCCTTTGCCGAGCTTGAGGATTACATGAATACAGCTGAAGGTTTAGTTAAATACGTAATAAATTATGTATTAGAAAATGCTCCTGAAGAAATGCAATTTTTCAATTCATTTATTGATAAAGGATTATTTGAGAGATTACAAAATGTAGTTAATTCAGACTTTGGGAGAATTACATATACAGAAGCCGTTCAAATATTAAAAAAGTCAGGTTATAAATTCGAGTATCCTGTGGAATGGGGCATAGATCTTCAAACGGAGCATGAAAGATACTTAACTGAAAAAGTATTTAAGAAACCGATATTTGTAACTGATTATCCTAAAGATATAAAAGCATTCTATATGAGAATGAATGAAGATGGCAAAACAGTCGCTGCTGCTGATCTTCTAGTTCCTGGAGTAGGTGAAATAGTTGGTGGAAGTCAAAGAGAAGAAAGATATGATGTACTTGAAAAAAGAATTGAAGAATTGGGATTAAATAAGAAGGATTATTGGTGGTATCTTGAACTTAGAAAATACGGTGAAACTAAACATTCAGGCTTCGGGTTAGGTTTCGAAAGAATACTTATGTACTTAACTGGAATGCAAAATATAAGAGATGTAATACCATTCCCAAGAACACCTGGTTCTGCAGAATTTTAA
- a CDS encoding TM1266 family iron-only hydrogenase system putative regulator: MEKRIGVIGIVVENLDAAPKVNSILHDFSNVIVGRLGIPYREKGISIISVIVDGTIDEVNTMTGKLGKLENVNVKSAMTKK, from the coding sequence ATGGAAAAAAGAATAGGTGTAATAGGAATAGTCGTTGAAAACCTGGATGCTGCTCCTAAAGTAAATAGTATACTTCATGATTTTTCAAATGTAATAGTCGGAAGACTTGGAATACCTTATAGAGAAAAAGGTATTTCTATTATATCTGTGATCGTTGACGGAACTATTGACGAGGTTAACACAATGACTGGTAAACTCGGAAAGTTGGAAAATGTAAATGTAAAATCTGCTATGACTAAAAAATAA
- a CDS encoding dUTP diphosphatase, which yields MNLPRLFEVQKNLDEHIRMNHNLENESLLSKKVLALQVELAELANETRCFKFWSNKRTSNRAAILKEFVDCLHFILTLGIEKKFADIKDLESKNPQYDIVGQFSNLYVDINDFIVCSSKDHYITLFEDFLTLGESLGFSKEEIEEAYYDKNHINNQKQTVGY from the coding sequence ATGAATTTACCAAGATTGTTCGAGGTGCAAAAGAATTTAGATGAGCATATTAGGATGAATCATAATTTAGAGAATGAGAGTCTACTATCTAAAAAAGTGCTTGCTCTTCAAGTTGAACTTGCCGAACTTGCGAATGAGACTAGATGTTTTAAGTTCTGGAGTAATAAAAGGACCTCTAATAGAGCTGCTATATTAAAGGAATTTGTAGATTGCCTTCACTTTATATTGACACTAGGTATTGAAAAGAAATTTGCAGATATTAAGGATCTTGAATCTAAAAATCCACAATATGATATTGTAGGACAGTTTTCAAATCTGTATGTGGATATAAATGATTTTATAGTATGCAGTTCAAAAGACCACTACATAACTCTATTTGAAGATTTTTTAACTCTTGGGGAAAGCCTGGGTTTTTCAAAAGAAGAAATAGAGGAAGCATATTATGATAAGAATCACATAAATAATCAAAAACAAACAGTTGGATATTAA
- a CDS encoding DMT family transporter — MFAIISSLIAGICMAFQGVFNTRLNEKIGIWETNLIVQIIGLILTIIIVSTFGSGNIKNIKNCNKLYLSGGILGVIIIYTVIHGIGSLGPTFSTELILIAQLVSASLIDAFGLFDTQRTRFDAPKIIGVLMMIVGIVIFKYKR, encoded by the coding sequence ATGTTTGCTATTATATCATCATTAATAGCCGGTATTTGTATGGCTTTTCAAGGTGTATTTAATACTAGATTAAATGAAAAAATTGGAATATGGGAAACAAACCTTATTGTTCAGATTATAGGTCTTATTTTAACTATAATAATTGTATCCACATTTGGATCCGGAAATATAAAAAATATAAAAAACTGCAATAAACTATATCTTTCAGGTGGTATTCTCGGTGTTATTATAATATACACCGTAATACATGGAATAGGCAGTCTTGGCCCAACATTTTCAACCGAACTTATACTTATAGCACAGCTTGTATCTGCAAGTTTAATAGATGCTTTTGGACTTTTTGATACTCAAAGAACTAGATTTGATGCTCCAAAAATAATAGGAGTTTTAATGATGATTGTAGGAATTGTGATATTTAAATATAAACGATAA
- a CDS encoding S8 family serine peptidase, which translates to MFFSKKKLDQNLRISLINNCYKKYKVIIQCKYMPEGIEKKIKSYHGKIVYSLYIINCIIAILSKDAIEKLIEYPDIVYIGLDNYAILAGSNVTSVNGIFHNNTEIKLNGKNIGIGIIDSGVYPHPDLLNPNNKIKKFIDLINGCTHPYDDNGHGTFITGILCGSGYISHGKYSGIAGGSNIYMVKAFNSLGRGYVSDILNALCLIIKERIDFNIKILCLTFELPYNNYFIMSLFEKIFEIAVKYNIIPIVPSGNNGGYDGSISGIAPLENCLTVGGIDTTGFSPKIYEYSSCGPVKKIIKPDLVAAAVNIYSLNSDVKYISERNGLKIYPPKLKNPYTCYSGTSCAAAYISGVCALLLEKKPDLSFNDIESLIKISCNTINLPKYKQGTGVLDINKLLTN; encoded by the coding sequence ATGTTCTTTTCAAAAAAGAAATTGGATCAAAACTTAAGAATATCATTAATCAATAATTGTTATAAAAAATATAAAGTAATTATACAATGTAAATACATGCCAGAAGGTATTGAAAAAAAAATAAAATCATATCATGGAAAGATAGTTTATTCTCTATATATCATAAACTGTATAATTGCTATATTATCAAAGGATGCCATAGAAAAACTTATAGAATATCCGGATATTGTCTATATAGGTTTAGATAATTATGCCATCCTAGCTGGATCCAATGTTACTTCAGTAAATGGAATATTTCATAATAATACAGAAATAAAACTTAACGGAAAAAATATTGGAATAGGTATTATAGATAGTGGTGTTTATCCTCATCCAGATTTATTAAATCCAAATAATAAAATAAAAAAATTTATTGACCTAATAAATGGCTGTACCCATCCATATGATGATAATGGGCATGGGACATTTATAACTGGCATATTATGCGGAAGTGGATATATATCTCATGGCAAATATTCTGGTATAGCCGGGGGCAGCAATATATATATGGTAAAAGCATTTAATAGTTTAGGAAGGGGTTATGTATCTGACATTCTAAATGCATTATGTTTGATTATAAAGGAACGAATAGATTTTAATATAAAAATATTATGCCTTACATTTGAACTTCCATACAATAATTATTTTATTATGTCCTTATTTGAAAAAATATTTGAAATTGCAGTTAAATATAACATAATTCCAATTGTACCATCTGGAAATAATGGTGGATATGATGGAAGCATATCCGGTATCGCCCCATTAGAAAATTGTTTGACTGTAGGAGGTATAGATACAACAGGGTTTTCGCCTAAGATATATGAATATTCTTCATGTGGTCCTGTTAAAAAAATTATAAAACCCGACTTAGTTGCTGCTGCTGTAAATATATACTCTTTAAATTCAGATGTTAAATATATATCTGAAAGAAATGGTCTAAAAATCTATCCTCCCAAATTAAAAAACCCATATACATGCTACAGTGGTACTTCATGTGCTGCCGCATATATATCAGGAGTATGTGCACTTTTGCTTGAAAAAAAACCCGATCTTTCTTTTAATGATATCGAATCACTTATAAAAATATCATGTAATACTATAAATTTACCAAAGTATAAACAAGGTACTGGAGTTTTAGATATAAATAAACTCCTCACTAATTAA
- a CDS encoding phosphoglycerate dehydrogenase — MSTQILFTYNYGRKNFETIENMGYDIKLINENEGITYTNDLKDVKILVCYNPFQTLDIRKMSNLKWVQLSSAGIDQLPVDFIRDKNIIVTNNRGGYSVPIGEWIVLKILELLKHSPKFYENQRSKMWKMDASVLELYGKTVGFIGTGSIASEAAKRLKGFGVNILGINTNGRNIEYFDKCFKLDDIDYMLSLSDVVAVTIPYTEKTHKLVNEQRFKSMKQGAYIVNIARGLIIDEKSLISNIESGKIAGAALDVVENEPLDKDSKLWNMSNVIITPHNSWVSEMRNIRRFNLILDNLKRYKNKDNLINVVNLIKKY; from the coding sequence ATGTCAACTCAGATTTTATTTACATATAATTATGGCAGAAAAAATTTTGAAACAATAGAGAATATGGGTTATGATATTAAGCTAATAAATGAAAATGAAGGTATAACTTATACTAATGATCTAAAAGATGTTAAAATTTTGGTGTGCTATAATCCATTTCAAACTTTAGATATAAGAAAAATGAGTAATTTAAAATGGGTGCAATTATCCAGTGCGGGAATAGACCAACTTCCTGTGGATTTTATAAGGGATAAAAATATAATAGTTACAAATAACAGAGGTGGCTATAGTGTACCAATAGGCGAATGGATAGTTTTGAAAATATTAGAGTTATTAAAACATAGTCCAAAATTTTACGAAAACCAGCGGAGTAAAATGTGGAAAATGGATGCTTCCGTATTAGAATTGTACGGGAAAACTGTTGGATTCATTGGTACAGGAAGTATAGCTTCTGAGGCGGCCAAGAGATTAAAGGGATTTGGCGTAAATATATTAGGTATCAATACAAATGGCAGAAATATAGAATATTTCGATAAATGTTTTAAATTGGATGACATTGATTATATGTTAAGTTTAAGTGATGTTGTAGCAGTGACTATACCTTATACAGAAAAAACACATAAACTTGTGAATGAACAAAGATTTAAAAGTATGAAGCAGGGTGCATATATAGTAAATATAGCTAGAGGTTTAATAATAGATGAAAAATCTTTAATAAGTAATATTGAAAGTGGTAAAATTGCAGGTGCAGCTTTGGATGTAGTTGAAAATGAACCTCTAGATAAAGATAGTAAGCTTTGGAATATGTCTAATGTAATAATAACTCCTCATAATTCGTGGGTATCTGAGATGAGAAACATAAGAAGGTTTAATCTTATACTGGATAATTTAAAAAGGTATAAGAATAAAGATAATCTTATAAATGTAGTAAATTTAATAAAGAAATATTAA